One genomic window of Streptomyces sp. NBC_01276 includes the following:
- the rplJ gene encoding 50S ribosomal protein L10 → MARPDKAAAVAELEDQFRSSNAVVLTEYRGLTVAQLKTLRRSLGENAQYAVVKNTLTKIAANNAGITSLDDQFTGPTGAAFITGDPVESAKGLRDFAKENPNLIIKGGVLDGKALTADEIKKLADLESREVLLSKLAGAFKGKQSQAASLFQALPSKFVRTAEALRVKLAEQGGAE, encoded by the coding sequence ATGGCAAGGCCCGACAAGGCTGCTGCGGTAGCCGAGCTTGAGGACCAGTTCCGCAGCTCGAACGCCGTTGTGCTGACCGAGTACCGGGGTCTCACCGTTGCGCAGCTCAAGACGCTGCGTCGTTCGCTCGGTGAGAACGCCCAGTACGCCGTGGTGAAGAACACGCTGACCAAGATTGCGGCCAACAACGCCGGGATCACCTCGCTCGACGACCAGTTCACCGGTCCGACGGGCGCCGCCTTCATCACCGGTGACCCGGTGGAGTCGGCGAAGGGTCTTCGTGACTTCGCCAAGGAGAACCCGAACCTCATCATCAAGGGCGGTGTCCTTGACGGTAAGGCGCTGACCGCCGATGAGATCAAGAAGCTCGCGGACCTCGAGTCCCGCGAGGTTCTGCTCAGCAAGCTGGCCGGCGCGTTCAAGGGCAAGCAGTCCCAGGCTGCCTCGCTCTTCCAGGCGCTGCCGTCGAAGTTCGTCCGCACTGCGGAAGCGCTTCGCGTCAAGCTCGCCGAGCAGGGCGGTGCCGAGTAA
- a CDS encoding M48 family metalloprotease, giving the protein MITPPTPGVPQESKVPVEDLDYRNAPGTRIHLRARQRSADATVWGRLALQLPGFLTSLLVVVGVGMLLEAWLGPPAWLPATLWLGSGTLAFHRPSERFLARHVLGLQHPLPAELATLAPVWREVTARAGVDGARYELWIEESDDLNALAAAGHIVAVTRRALEHLPTGQLAAVLAHELGHHTRGHTWSGLLAWWYALPGRLTWRGLAAGTVKLVRFTSGFSYPAAGILVVLLGWLAFATLTATYGLPLLLLTLPYLTAAVGRRAELRADAHAAGLGFGPMLAQMLQGLPAGKETGAADGTGRLARLLASHPDHRTRLHHLQQYL; this is encoded by the coding sequence GTGATCACACCGCCCACGCCCGGGGTCCCGCAGGAGTCCAAGGTTCCGGTAGAGGACCTCGACTACCGGAACGCCCCCGGCACCCGGATCCACCTCCGTGCCCGCCAGCGGTCCGCCGACGCCACCGTCTGGGGGCGGCTCGCCCTCCAACTGCCCGGATTCCTGACCAGCCTGCTCGTGGTGGTGGGGGTGGGCATGCTTCTGGAGGCCTGGCTGGGCCCGCCGGCCTGGTTGCCCGCCACCCTGTGGCTCGGCTCCGGCACCCTCGCCTTCCACCGTCCGAGCGAACGGTTCCTCGCCCGTCACGTACTCGGCCTGCAGCACCCCCTGCCGGCCGAGCTGGCCACGCTCGCCCCCGTCTGGCGCGAGGTCACCGCTCGTGCCGGTGTGGACGGCGCGCGTTACGAGCTGTGGATCGAGGAGAGCGACGACCTGAACGCCCTGGCCGCGGCCGGACACATCGTCGCCGTCACCCGACGGGCGCTGGAGCACCTTCCGACCGGCCAGCTGGCCGCCGTACTCGCCCACGAGTTGGGCCACCACACCCGTGGCCACACCTGGTCGGGGCTACTCGCCTGGTGGTACGCACTGCCGGGGCGGCTGACCTGGCGGGGGCTGGCTGCGGGCACGGTCAAGCTGGTCCGTTTCACCAGCGGGTTCTCGTACCCGGCGGCCGGAATCCTCGTCGTCCTCCTCGGCTGGCTCGCCTTCGCCACACTCACCGCGACCTACGGACTGCCCCTGCTGCTGCTCACGCTGCCGTACCTGACCGCCGCCGTGGGCCGGCGGGCTGAGCTGCGGGCCGACGCGCACGCTGCCGGCCTGGGCTTCGGTCCGATGCTGGCCCAGATGCTGCAGGGGCTGCCTGCCGGGAAGGAGACGGGCGCCGCCGACGGCACCGGCCGACTGGCCCGGCTGCTCGCTTCCCATCCCGACCACCGCACCCGCCTGCACCACCTCCAGCAGTACCTCTGA
- a CDS encoding Crp/Fnr family transcriptional regulator, producing MTSAHLTGDGGLDDRVPFLARLEDEEGAALRALGREIPFAARATLIHQNEPAAHVLLILHGWTKVTASAANGYEALLALRGPGDIIGESAALTGRPRSATVTALEPVRAVAVEHERFRAFLAGAPGVALQLLALTSDRTRAADRRRLEFAAMSVRERLAVLLQDLARTHGRRTEEGVEVAVPLTKQELAGAVGASREMVQRQLKELRERGVVVTGRRALVIVRPDVLRRIAQSPDAD from the coding sequence ATGACGTCGGCACATCTGACGGGCGACGGAGGGCTGGACGACCGGGTCCCCTTCCTCGCCCGGCTGGAGGACGAGGAGGGTGCCGCCTTACGCGCGCTCGGCCGTGAGATCCCCTTCGCGGCCCGGGCCACCCTGATCCACCAGAACGAACCCGCCGCCCACGTCCTGCTGATCCTCCACGGCTGGACCAAAGTCACCGCCTCCGCGGCCAACGGGTACGAGGCCCTGCTCGCCCTGCGCGGCCCTGGCGACATCATCGGCGAGTCCGCCGCCCTGACCGGCCGCCCCCGCTCCGCCACCGTGACCGCCCTCGAACCGGTACGCGCCGTGGCCGTCGAGCACGAGCGCTTCCGCGCCTTCCTCGCCGGAGCCCCGGGCGTGGCCCTTCAGCTCCTTGCCCTCACCTCGGACCGCACCCGCGCAGCCGACCGCCGCCGCCTGGAGTTCGCGGCCATGAGCGTGCGCGAGCGGCTCGCCGTCCTCCTCCAGGACTTGGCGCGCACGCACGGCCGACGCACCGAGGAGGGCGTGGAGGTGGCCGTCCCGCTGACGAAACAAGAGCTGGCCGGCGCCGTCGGGGCTTCCCGCGAGATGGTCCAGCGCCAGCTCAAGGAGCTGCGCGAGCGCGGGGTAGTGGTCACAGGCCGCCGCGCGCTGGTGATCGTACGTCCGGACGTGCTGCGCCGCATCGCCCAGTCACCGGACGCCGACTGA
- the rplL gene encoding 50S ribosomal protein L7/L12: MAKLSQDDLLAQFEEMTLIELSEFVKAFEEKFDVTAAAAVAVAGPAGVGPAAEAEEEKDEFDVILTGAGDKKIQVIKVVRELTSLGLKEAKDLVDGTPKPVLEKVNKEAADKAAEALKAAGAGVEVK; this comes from the coding sequence ATGGCGAAGCTCTCTCAGGACGACCTCCTCGCCCAGTTCGAGGAGATGACCCTCATCGAGCTCTCCGAGTTCGTGAAGGCCTTCGAGGAGAAGTTCGACGTCACCGCCGCCGCGGCCGTCGCCGTTGCCGGTCCGGCCGGTGTCGGCCCCGCCGCCGAGGCCGAGGAGGAGAAGGACGAGTTCGACGTCATCCTCACCGGTGCGGGCGACAAGAAGATCCAGGTCATCAAGGTCGTGCGCGAGCTGACCTCCCTGGGTCTGAAGGAGGCCAAGGACCTCGTCGACGGCACCCCGAAGCCGGTCCTCGAGAAGGTCAACAAGGAGGCCGCTGACAAGGCCGCCGAGGCCCTCAAGGCCGCCGGCGCTGGCGTCGAGGTCAAGTAA
- the rpoB gene encoding DNA-directed RNA polymerase subunit beta, with product MAASRNASTNTNNGASTAPLRISFAKIKEPLEVPNLLALQTESFDWLLGNAAWKSRVESALESGQDVPTKSGLEEIFEEISPIEDFSGSMSLTFRDHRFEPAKNSVDECKERDFTYAAPLFVTAEFTNNETGEIKSQTVFMGDFPLMTNKGTFVINGTERVVVSQLVRSPGVYFDSSIDKTSDKDIFSAKIIPSRGAWLEMEVDKRDMVGVRIDRKRKQSVTVLLKALGWTTEQILEEFGEYESMRATLEKDHTQGQDDALLDIYRKLRPGEPPTREAAQTLLENLYFNPKRYDLAKVGRYKVNKKLGADEPLDAGVLTTDDIIATIKYLVKLHAGEAETIGESGRSIVVETDDIDHFGNRRLRNVGELIQNQVRTGLARMERVVRERMTTQDVEAITPQTLINIRPVVASIKEFFGTSQLSQFMDQNNPLSGLTHKRRLSALGPGGLSRERAGFEVRDVHPSHYGRMCPIETPEGPNIGLIGSLASYGRVNAFGFVETPYRKVVEGVVTDDVDYLTADEEDRFVIAQANAGLNDEMRFTENRVLVRRRGGEIDYIAGDDVDYMDVSPRQMVSVATAMIPFLEHDDANRALMGANMMRQAVPLIKAEAPLVGTGMEYRCAVDAGDSIKAEKDGVVQEVSADYITVANDDGTYTTYRVAKFSRSNQGTSVNQKVIVNEGDRIIEAQVLADGPATEEGEMALGKNLLVAFMPWEGHNYEDAIILSQRLVQDDVLSSIHIEEHEVDARDTKLGPEEITRDIPNVSEEVLADLDERGIIRIGADVVAGDILVGKVTPKGETELTPEERLLRAIFGEKAREVRDTSLKVPHGEIGKVIGVRVFDREEGDELPPGVNQLVRVYVAQKRKITDGDKLAGRHGNKGVISKILPIEDMPFLEDGTPVDIILNPLGVPSRMNPGQVLEIHLGWLASRGWDVSGLAEDWAERLKVIGADRVEPGTNVATPVFDGAREDELAGLFEHTIPNRDGDRLVLPSGKARLFDGRSGEPFPDPISIGYMYILKLHHLVDDKLHARSTGPYSMITQQPLGGKAQFGGQRFGEMEVWALEAYGAAYALQELLTIKSDDVTGRVKVYEAIVKGENIPEPGIPESFKVLIKEMQSLCLNVEVLSSDGMSIEMRDTDEDVFRAAEELGIDLSRREPSSVEEV from the coding sequence TTGGCCGCCTCGCGCAACGCCTCGACCAATACGAACAACGGTGCCAGCACCGCCCCGCTGCGCATCTCCTTTGCAAAGATCAAGGAGCCCCTCGAGGTTCCGAACCTCCTGGCGCTGCAGACCGAGAGCTTTGACTGGCTGCTCGGCAACGCCGCCTGGAAGTCCCGCGTCGAGTCGGCGCTTGAGAGTGGACAGGACGTCCCCACCAAGTCCGGTCTGGAAGAGATCTTCGAGGAGATCTCGCCGATCGAGGACTTCTCCGGGTCGATGTCGCTGACCTTCCGCGACCACCGTTTCGAGCCGGCGAAGAACTCTGTCGACGAGTGCAAGGAGCGCGACTTCACGTACGCGGCGCCGCTCTTCGTCACGGCCGAGTTCACGAACAACGAGACCGGTGAGATCAAGTCTCAGACGGTCTTCATGGGCGACTTCCCGCTCATGACCAACAAGGGCACCTTCGTCATCAACGGCACCGAGCGCGTCGTCGTGTCGCAGCTCGTCCGTTCCCCGGGTGTCTACTTCGACTCCTCCATCGACAAGACGTCCGACAAGGACATCTTCTCCGCCAAGATCATCCCGTCCCGGGGTGCCTGGCTGGAGATGGAGGTCGACAAGCGCGACATGGTCGGTGTCCGCATCGACCGCAAGCGCAAGCAGTCCGTCACCGTCCTCCTGAAGGCTCTCGGCTGGACCACCGAGCAGATCCTCGAAGAGTTCGGCGAGTACGAGTCCATGCGCGCCACCCTGGAGAAGGACCACACCCAGGGCCAGGACGACGCGCTGCTCGACATCTACCGCAAGCTGCGTCCGGGCGAACCGCCGACCCGCGAGGCCGCTCAGACGCTGCTCGAGAACCTCTACTTCAACCCGAAGCGCTACGACCTCGCCAAGGTCGGCCGCTACAAGGTGAACAAGAAGCTCGGCGCCGATGAGCCGCTGGACGCCGGTGTGCTCACCACCGACGACATCATCGCGACGATCAAGTACCTCGTGAAGCTCCACGCGGGCGAGGCCGAGACCATCGGTGAGTCGGGCCGTTCGATCGTCGTCGAGACCGACGACATCGACCACTTCGGCAACCGTCGTCTGCGCAACGTCGGCGAGCTCATCCAGAACCAGGTCCGCACGGGTCTGGCTCGTATGGAGCGCGTCGTGCGCGAGCGCATGACCACGCAGGACGTCGAGGCGATCACGCCGCAGACCCTGATCAACATCCGGCCGGTCGTCGCCTCCATCAAGGAGTTCTTCGGCACCAGCCAGCTGTCGCAGTTCATGGACCAGAACAACCCGCTGTCGGGTCTGACGCACAAGCGTCGTCTCTCGGCGCTGGGTCCCGGTGGTCTGTCCCGTGAGCGGGCCGGCTTCGAGGTCCGTGACGTCCACCCGTCGCACTACGGCCGCATGTGCCCGATCGAGACCCCCGAAGGCCCGAACATCGGTCTGATCGGCTCGCTCGCCTCCTACGGCCGCGTCAACGCGTTCGGTTTCGTGGAGACCCCGTACCGCAAGGTCGTCGAGGGCGTCGTCACCGACGACGTCGACTACCTGACCGCGGACGAGGAAGACCGCTTCGTGATCGCCCAGGCCAACGCCGGCCTGAACGACGAGATGCGCTTCACCGAGAACCGCGTGCTGGTCCGCCGTCGTGGCGGCGAGATCGACTACATCGCCGGCGACGACGTCGACTACATGGACGTCTCCCCGCGCCAGATGGTGTCCGTCGCGACCGCGATGATCCCCTTCCTGGAGCACGACGACGCCAACCGTGCCCTCATGGGCGCGAACATGATGCGCCAGGCCGTTCCGCTCATCAAGGCGGAGGCCCCGCTCGTCGGCACCGGCATGGAGTACCGCTGTGCGGTCGACGCCGGTGACTCGATCAAGGCGGAGAAGGACGGTGTCGTCCAGGAGGTCTCGGCCGACTACATCACCGTCGCCAACGACGACGGCACGTACACCACGTACCGCGTCGCCAAGTTCTCCCGCTCGAACCAGGGCACCTCGGTCAACCAGAAGGTCATCGTCAACGAGGGTGACCGCATCATCGAGGCCCAGGTCCTCGCCGACGGTCCCGCGACCGAAGAGGGCGAAATGGCCCTCGGCAAGAACCTGCTCGTCGCGTTCATGCCCTGGGAAGGTCACAACTACGAGGACGCGATCATCCTGTCGCAGCGCCTCGTGCAGGACGACGTCCTCTCCTCGATCCACATCGAGGAGCACGAGGTCGACGCCCGTGACACCAAGCTGGGCCCCGAGGAGATCACCCGGGACATCCCGAACGTCTCCGAGGAGGTCCTCGCGGACCTCGACGAGCGCGGCATCATCCGCATCGGTGCGGACGTCGTCGCCGGCGACATCCTGGTCGGCAAGGTCACGCCCAAGGGTGAGACCGAGCTGACCCCGGAGGAGCGCCTGCTCCGCGCGATCTTCGGTGAGAAGGCCCGCGAGGTGCGTGACACCTCGCTCAAGGTCCCTCACGGTGAGATCGGCAAGGTCATCGGTGTCCGCGTCTTCGACCGCGAGGAGGGCGACGAGCTTCCTCCGGGCGTGAACCAGTTGGTCCGCGTCTACGTCGCCCAGAAGCGCAAGATCACCGACGGTGACAAGCTCGCCGGCCGCCACGGCAACAAGGGTGTCATCTCCAAGATCCTTCCGATCGAGGACATGCCCTTCCTTGAGGACGGCACGCCGGTCGACATCATCCTGAACCCGCTGGGTGTCCCGTCCCGAATGAACCCGGGACAGGTCCTGGAGATCCACCTCGGCTGGCTCGCCAGCCGCGGCTGGGACGTCTCCGGTCTCGCGGAGGACTGGGCCGAGCGTCTGAAGGTCATCGGCGCCGACCGCGTCGAGCCCGGCACCAACGTCGCCACCCCCGTGTTCGACGGCGCCCGTGAGGACGAGCTCGCCGGCCTGTTCGAGCACACCATCCCGAACCGCGACGGTGACCGCCTGGTCCTCCCGTCCGGCAAGGCGCGCCTGTTCGACGGCCGCTCCGGTGAGCCGTTCCCGGACCCGATCTCGATCGGGTACATGTACATCCTCAAGCTCCACCACCTGGTCGACGACAAGCTCCACGCGCGTTCGACCGGCCCCTACTCGATGATCACGCAGCAGCCGCTGGGTGGTAAGGCGCAGTTCGGTGGCCAGCGCTTCGGTGAGATGGAGGTGTGGGCGCTCGAGGCTTATGGCGCCGCTTACGCCCTCCAGGAGCTGCTGACCATCAAGTCCGATGACGTCACCGGCCGCGTGAAGGTCTACGAGGCCATCGTCAAGGGCGAGAACATCCCCGAGCCGGGCATTCCCGAGTCCTTCAAGGTGCTCATCAAGGAAATGCAGTCGCTCTGCCTCAACGTGGAGGTGCTGTCCTCGGACGGCATGTCCATCGAGATGCGCGACACCGACGAGGACGTCTTCCGCGCGGCGGAGGAGCTCGGTATCGACCTGTCCCGGCGCGAGCCGAGCAGCGTCGAAGAGGTCTGA
- a CDS encoding LppX_LprAFG lipoprotein: MKAYQKKTVGAVLAALLLAGGATACENGDGAKKKDNGAPAAPSQAAKKPAEVAPAAYLEKTKKKSEEITSLGYTMTGKAAGQSITGEVAMRLKPAMAMSMKMDSPEEPGAKVEMRLLDGVMYMGSDGKWLKFDLKALAPEQAKELDSLGSAQQGQNPADTAGSLSASKDLKKVGEETIDGQKTTHLAGTVTIDELKALSATSTPEAKDRQEKNAKALEEQGIKSLTMDIWIDEADQAKQVRTQGQGTSGPMDITIKFKDINKPVEVSAPPADQIVDLAEMMKDSGGTGGA, encoded by the coding sequence ATGAAGGCGTACCAGAAGAAGACCGTCGGAGCCGTCCTGGCCGCGCTCCTGCTCGCAGGCGGCGCCACCGCGTGCGAGAACGGGGACGGAGCGAAGAAGAAGGACAACGGGGCCCCGGCGGCCCCGTCCCAGGCCGCGAAGAAGCCGGCGGAGGTCGCGCCGGCCGCGTACCTGGAGAAGACGAAGAAGAAGTCCGAGGAGATCACCTCCCTCGGCTACACCATGACCGGCAAGGCCGCGGGGCAGAGCATCACCGGCGAGGTCGCCATGCGGCTCAAGCCCGCGATGGCCATGTCGATGAAGATGGACTCGCCCGAGGAGCCGGGCGCCAAGGTGGAGATGCGTCTTCTCGACGGCGTCATGTACATGGGCAGCGACGGCAAGTGGCTGAAGTTCGACCTCAAGGCGCTGGCTCCGGAGCAGGCCAAGGAGCTGGACTCGCTCGGCTCGGCCCAGCAGGGCCAGAACCCGGCCGACACGGCCGGCAGCCTGAGCGCCTCCAAGGACCTCAAGAAGGTCGGCGAGGAGACCATCGACGGCCAGAAGACGACGCACCTGGCCGGCACCGTCACGATCGACGAGCTGAAGGCCCTCAGCGCCACCTCGACCCCCGAGGCCAAGGACCGCCAGGAGAAGAACGCCAAGGCGCTCGAAGAGCAGGGCATCAAGAGCCTGACCATGGACATCTGGATCGACGAGGCCGACCAGGCCAAGCAGGTCCGCACGCAGGGCCAGGGCACGTCCGGCCCGATGGACATCACCATCAAGTTCAAGGACATCAACAAGCCGGTCGAGGTCTCCGCTCCGCCGGCCGACCAGATCGTGGACCTGGCCGAGATGATGAAGGACTCGGGCGGTACGGGCGGCGCCTGA
- a CDS encoding DNA-directed RNA polymerase subunit beta', protein MLDVNFFDELRIGLATADDIRTWSHGEVKKPETINYRTLKPEKDGLFCEKIFGPTRDWECYCGKYKRVRFKGIICERCGVEVTRAKVRRERMGHIELAAPVTHIWYFKGVPSRLGYLLDLAPKDLEKVIYFAAYMITFVDDERRQRDLPSLEAHVSVERQQIENRRDADLEGRAKKLETDLAELEAEGAKADVRRKVREGAEREMKQLRDRAQREIDRLDEVWNRFKNLKVQDLEGDELLYRELRDRFGTYFDGSMGAAALQKRLESFDLEEEAERLREIIRTGKGQKKTRALKRLKVVSAFLQTSNSPKGMVLDCVPVIPPDLRPMVQLDGGRFATSDLNDLYRRVINRNNRLKRLLDLGAPEIIVNNEKRMLQEAVDALFDNGRRGRPVTGPGNRPLKSLSDMLKGKQGRFRQNLLGKRVDYSARSVIVVGPQLKLHQCGLPKAMALELFKPFVMKRLVDLNHAQNIKSAKRMVERGRTVVYDVLEEVIAEHPVLLNRAPTLHRLGIQAFEPQLVEGKAIQIHPLVCTAFNADFDGDQMAVHLPLSAEAQAEARILMLSSNNILKPADGRPVTMPTQDMVLGLFFLTTDGELRDVKGEGRAFGSTAEAIMAFDAGELALQSSVDIRFPVGTIPPRGWVAPVAEEGEQEFQPGDSFRLKTTLGRALFNELLPEDYPFVDYSVGKKQLSEIVNDLAERYPKVIVAATLDNLKAAGFHWATRSGVTVAISDVVVPEAKKEIVAGYEAKDEKVQKQYERGLITKEERTQELIQIWTQATNEVAEAMNANFPKTNPIFMMVDSGARGNMMQMRQIAGMRGLVSNAKNETIPRPIKASFREGLTVLEYFISTHGARKGLADTALRTADSGYLTRRLVDVSQDVIIREEDCGTERGLKLKIGVKDEAGVLRKADDVETSVYARMLAEDVVIDGKVIAPANVDLGDVLIDALIANGVEEVKTRSVLTCESAVGTCAFCYGRSLATGKLVDIGEAVGIIAAQSIGEPGTQLTMRTFHTGGVAGDDITQGLPRVVELFEARTPKGVAPISEAAGRVRIEETEKTKKIVITPDDGSEETAFPISKRAKVIVHEGDHVEVGQKLTMGATNPHDVLRILGQRAVQVHLVGEVQKVYNSQGVSIHDKHIEIIIRQMLRRVTIIESGDAELLPGELVERSKFETENRRVVTEGGHPASGRPQLMGITKASLATESWLSAASFQETTRVLTDAAINAKSDSLIGLKENVIIGKLIPAGTGLSRYRNIRVEPTEEAKAAMYSAVGYDDIDYSPFGTGSGQAVPLEDYDYGPYNG, encoded by the coding sequence GTGCTCGACGTCAACTTCTTCGACGAGCTGCGGATCGGCCTTGCCACCGCGGACGACATCCGAACCTGGTCGCACGGCGAGGTCAAGAAGCCGGAGACCATCAACTACCGCACCCTCAAGCCCGAGAAGGACGGACTCTTCTGCGAGAAGATCTTCGGTCCTACCCGGGACTGGGAGTGCTACTGCGGCAAGTACAAGCGTGTCCGCTTCAAGGGCATCATCTGTGAGCGTTGTGGCGTCGAGGTCACGCGCGCCAAGGTGCGCCGTGAGCGGATGGGCCACATCGAGCTTGCCGCTCCCGTCACCCACATCTGGTACTTCAAGGGCGTCCCGTCGCGACTGGGCTACCTGCTGGACCTCGCGCCGAAGGACCTTGAGAAGGTCATCTACTTCGCCGCGTACATGATCACGTTCGTCGACGACGAGCGCCGTCAGCGCGACCTGCCGTCGCTGGAGGCCCACGTCTCCGTCGAGCGCCAGCAGATCGAGAACCGCCGTGACGCGGACCTCGAAGGCCGGGCCAAGAAGCTCGAGACCGACCTGGCCGAGCTTGAGGCCGAGGGTGCGAAGGCCGACGTGCGCCGCAAGGTGCGCGAGGGTGCCGAGCGCGAGATGAAGCAGCTCCGTGACCGCGCCCAGCGCGAGATCGACCGCCTCGACGAGGTGTGGAACCGCTTCAAGAACCTCAAGGTCCAGGACCTGGAGGGCGACGAGCTGCTCTACCGCGAGCTGCGCGACCGCTTCGGTACGTACTTCGACGGTTCGATGGGTGCCGCGGCGCTGCAGAAGCGCCTGGAGTCCTTCGACCTGGAGGAGGAGGCCGAGCGCCTCCGCGAGATCATCCGTACCGGCAAGGGCCAGAAGAAGACCCGTGCGCTCAAGCGCCTCAAGGTCGTCTCCGCGTTCCTGCAGACCAGCAACAGCCCCAAGGGCATGGTGCTCGACTGCGTGCCGGTCATCCCGCCGGACCTTCGTCCGATGGTGCAGCTGGACGGTGGCCGCTTCGCGACCTCCGACCTGAACGACCTGTACCGCCGTGTGATCAACCGCAACAACCGCCTGAAGCGCCTTCTCGACCTCGGTGCCCCCGAGATCATCGTGAACAACGAGAAGCGCATGCTCCAGGAGGCGGTCGACGCCCTCTTCGACAACGGCCGTCGTGGTCGCCCGGTCACGGGCCCCGGCAACCGTCCGCTGAAGTCCCTGAGCGACATGCTCAAGGGCAAGCAGGGTCGATTCCGTCAGAACCTCCTCGGCAAGCGCGTGGACTACTCCGCGCGTTCCGTGATCGTCGTCGGTCCGCAGCTGAAGCTGCACCAGTGTGGTCTGCCCAAGGCCATGGCGCTGGAGCTCTTCAAGCCGTTCGTGATGAAGCGCCTGGTCGACCTGAACCACGCGCAGAACATCAAGAGCGCCAAGCGGATGGTCGAGCGCGGCCGCACGGTCGTGTACGACGTCCTCGAAGAGGTCATCGCCGAGCACCCGGTCCTCCTGAACCGTGCGCCCACGCTGCACCGCCTCGGCATCCAGGCCTTCGAGCCCCAGCTGGTCGAAGGCAAGGCCATCCAGATCCACCCGCTCGTCTGCACCGCGTTCAACGCGGACTTCGACGGTGACCAGATGGCTGTGCACCTCCCGCTCTCCGCGGAGGCGCAGGCCGAGGCCCGCATCCTGATGCTGTCCTCGAACAACATCCTCAAGCCGGCCGACGGCCGTCCGGTCACGATGCCGACGCAGGACATGGTCCTGGGTCTGTTCTTCCTGACCACCGACGGTGAGCTCCGTGACGTCAAGGGCGAGGGCCGTGCGTTCGGCTCCACCGCCGAGGCGATCATGGCGTTCGACGCCGGCGAGCTCGCGCTGCAGTCGTCCGTCGACATCCGCTTCCCGGTGGGCACCATCCCGCCGCGCGGCTGGGTGGCGCCGGTCGCCGAAGAGGGCGAGCAGGAGTTCCAGCCGGGCGACAGCTTCCGTCTGAAGACGACCCTGGGTCGCGCGCTCTTCAACGAGCTGCTGCCCGAGGACTACCCGTTCGTCGACTACTCGGTGGGCAAGAAGCAGCTCTCCGAGATCGTCAACGACCTGGCGGAGCGCTACCCCAAGGTCATCGTGGCGGCGACGCTCGACAACCTGAAGGCGGCCGGCTTCCACTGGGCGACCCGTTCGGGCGTCACCGTGGCCATCTCCGACGTCGTCGTTCCCGAGGCGAAGAAGGAAATCGTCGCGGGCTACGAGGCCAAGGACGAGAAGGTCCAGAAGCAGTACGAGCGCGGTCTGATCACCAAGGAAGAGCGCACTCAGGAGCTCATCCAGATCTGGACGCAGGCGACCAACGAGGTCGCCGAGGCGATGAACGCGAACTTCCCCAAGACGAACCCCATCTTCATGATGGTTGACTCGGGTGCCCGAGGAAACATGATGCAGATGCGACAGATCGCCGGTATGCGTGGTCTGGTGTCGAACGCGAAGAACGAGACCATCCCGCGTCCGATCAAGGCGTCCTTCCGTGAGGGCCTCACCGTTCTGGAGTACTTCATCTCCACGCACGGTGCCCGTAAGGGTCTGGCGGACACCGCCCTGCGTACCGCCGACTCGGGTTACCTCACCCGTCGTCTGGTGGACGTCTCGCAGGACGTCATCATCCGCGAGGAGGACTGCGGCACCGAGCGCGGCCTCAAGCTCAAGATCGGTGTCAAGGACGAGGCGGGTGTCCTCCGCAAGGCGGACGACGTCGAGACCTCCGTGTACGCCCGCATGCTGGCCGAGGACGTCGTCATCGACGGCAAGGTCATCGCGCCGGCGAACGTGGACCTCGGCGACGTGCTCATCGACGCCCTCATCGCGAACGGCGTCGAGGAGGTCAAGACCCGCTCGGTCCTGACCTGTGAGTCCGCGGTCGGCACCTGTGCTTTCTGCTACGGCCGCTCGCTGGCCACCGGCAAGCTGGTCGACATCGGTGAGGCGGTCGGCATCATCGCCGCCCAGTCCATCGGTGAGCCCGGTACCCAGCTGACGATGCGTACCTTCCACACCGGTGGTGTGGCCGGTGACGACATCACGCAGGGTCTGCCGCGTGTCGTCGAGCTCTTCGAGGCCCGTACCCCGAAGGGTGTCGCCCCGATCTCCGAGGCCGCCGGCCGCGTGCGGATCGAGGAGACCGAGAAGACGAAGAAGATCGTCATCACGCCCGACGACGGCAGCGAGGAGACGGCCTTCCCGATCTCCAAGCGCGCCAAGGTCATCGTGCACGAGGGCGACCACGTCGAGGTGGGCCAGAAGCTCACCATGGGTGCCACCAACCCGCACGACGTGCTGCGCATCCTCGGCCAGCGTGCCGTCCAGGTCCACCTGGTCGGCGAAGTCCAGAAGGTCTACAACTCGCAGGGCGTGTCGATCCACGACAAGCACATCGAGATCATCATCCGGCAGATGCTGCGCCGCGTGACGATCATCGAGTCCGGCGACGCGGAGCTCCTGCCGGGCGAGCTCGTCGAGCGCTCGAAGTTCGAGACCGAGAACCGTCGCGTGGTCACCGAGGGCGGTCACCCCGCCTCCGGCCGTCCGCAGCTGATGGGTATCACCAAGGCCTCGCTGGCGACGGAATCCTGGCTGTCGGCCGCCTCCTTCCAGGAGACGACCCGAGTCCTGACGGATGCGGCGATCAACGCCAAGTCCGACAGCCTCATCGGCCTCAAGGAGAACGTCATCATCGGTAAGCTCATCCCGGCCGGTACGGGTCTGTCCCGCTACCGCAACATCCGGGTCGAGCCCACCGAAGAGGCCAAGGCCGCGATGTACTCGGCCGTCGGCTACGACGACATCGACTACTCGCCCTTCGGCACCGGCTCCGGCCAGGCTGTCCCGCTGGAGGACTACGACTACGGCCCGTACAACGGCTGA